The nucleotide sequence CATTTTCTGAAGGAGGACTTCCAATTGGAGCAGGAAAAACTTCATGGTTGGAATGGCAGTTGCAGTAGCTGTTGCAAATTCTTAAAAATATAATTCTCTAAGCTATAAATTCTTTCTATTTATATTGCTCACAGAAAGAAAATTTGAAACTCACTTCGTTCAGACAGTCAAATTTTCAGTATTCTGTTTCGCTGCATAAATTATGAAACAATTTCTAATGCCGAGAATTTTATTTTTTAAGTTCAGCAATGCAACAGCTTTTTATTATTATTTATTTAATAGTTTTTTCTTTAAAGCTTCCTGTAATACTTGTGAAAAGTTAATGTTTTTATTTTTTGCCAGAATATCTAAATAACTAGGGATTGTCAATGTCTTTTTAACATAAGCAATCTTTATTAAAGATTTTTCATATTCATAGTTTAAATTTATATATACTAACTCCTGATTAGGTTTTAGTAATTTCTTTAATGTTGCAATTGAACTAGAAATAGGAAAATCTTTTTTTTCATTTTCTAACTCTTCTAAATTTAAAACTAAATACTCTTTTCCCATCTCAATAGCTTCTTCAAATGTGTCACCATAAGTGTTATAAAAATCTTTTTCAAAATCAGGAAAACCAATGTAATAAACATTATCCTCGTGGGTTATAATTGCTGGATATGTTAAGTTCATATTATCACACTCCTTTTTGAACTGAGGTCAAGCAAGGTATTACAACCTTGCTTGTTTGAAAATACTCTCAAGGGTTTTCTTAGGTAAATCTTTTCTAGGATGTGGTAATGTCACTATACCCTGTTTGTAAGGGTGTTTAAACTGATAGTGACTCCCTTTCACTCTATCAAGATACCAACCATCTTTTTTGAGTAGTTTCATAAGGTCTTTTGAGCTCATTCGACCACCTCATAATTATTATAACACGTATTAAACACGTAGTAAAGAAAAATAAAAAATAAATAAGAAAAATTCAGTTAATCCTGGTAATGTCTTGGACTAAAGAAAAATAGAAGAAAAAGAGATATTATAATTAGTGGCAATTACATCCCTCTTCTCTTGCTTAAAACATAAAATAAAGATAGAATAAAGTCAATGATATCAGATATTCAAGTGGAGGTAGTATTATGGAAGATAGAATATATTTTGAGCTTATAGAGATATACAATTTGATGTTTCATGAGAATTTTCCCAATATGCTTTTAAAAAATTACTCTATAAATGAGCAGATACAAATATTGGAAGAGTGTATAAAAAATAACAAACCATATATCCCAAATAATATATATGAGAATTCAGATGTAGATAGTTGATTAAGTTAGTATAATGGGATAGAATATATATAGGTATACTTGTTTAAATTACATTTATAAATATCGTGAGGAAGGAAAGGAGATTCAAATGATTTATTCACATGAAGTTGAAATTATGTGTCCAGTAGCTCAGGGTGTAAGACACGGAGCAGCACCTATTCCTGAAGAGGGAAAATGGGTAAAAGCAAAAGAGATTACTGATATATCAGGTCTGACACACGGAGTAGGTTGGTGTGCACCACAACAGGGTGCCTGTAAGCTTACATTAAATGTTAAGGATGGTATTATCCAGGAAGCATTGGTAGAGACAATAGGATGCTCAGGGATGACTCACTCAGCTGCCATGGCATCAGAAATACTCCCAGGACTTACTTTACTAGAGGCATTGAATACAGACCTTGTATGTGATGCAATAAATACAGCTATGAGAGAACTATTTTTACAGATAGCATATGGTAGATCACAATCTGCATTTTCTGAAGGAGGACTTCCAATTGGGGCAGGAATGGAAGATCTTGGAAAAGGATTGAGATCACAGATAGGAACAATGTATGGAACATTGAAAAAAGGACCTCGTTATCTTGAAATGACTGAAGGGTATGTAACAGGTATAGCACTTGATGAAAATGATGAAATAATAGGGTACCAGTTCGTAAACTTTGGAAAGATGATGGACTTTATCAAAGCAGGAGATGACGCTAATACAGCACTTGAAAAGGCAAGAGGACAATATGGAAGAGTGGCAGATGCTGTTAAGATAATTGATCCAAGAAAGGAATAATGGAGGTACGAAAATGGCTTTATTTGAATCATATGAAAGAAGAATAGATAAGATTAATTCTGTACTTAATAGTTACGGAATAAAATCATTAGAGGAAGCTCAGGAAATCACTAAAAATGCCGGGCTTGACGTATATAATCAGATTAAATCAATTCAGCCAATATGCTTTGAAAATGCATGCTGGGCGTATATAGCTGGAGCTGCAATTGCTATTAAAAAAGGATGTAAAAAGGCATCAGAAGCAGCTGCGGCAATAGGAGAGGGGCTGCAATCTTTCTGTATTCCTGGTTCAGTTGCAGATATTAGAAAGGTTGGATTGGGACATGGTAACCTTGCTAAGATGTTACTTGAAGAGGATACTGAGTGTTTCTGTTTCCTAGCTGGGCATGAATCATTTGCAGCAGCAGAAGGGGCAATAGGAATAGCTGAAAAGGCTAATAAAGTTAGAAAAAAACCACTTAGAGTAATCTTAAATGGTCTTGGAAAAGATGCAGCACAGATTATTTCAAGAATAAATGGATTTACATATGTGGAAACTCAGTATGACTATTCTACAGGAGAGCTTAAAGAGGTATTCAGAAAATCATACTCTAAAGGATTGAGATCTAAGGTAAACTGCTATGGTGCCAATGATGTTAGAGAGGGAGTTGCAATAATGCACAGGGAAAATGTTGATGTATCAATTACAGGTAACTCAACTAACCCTACAAGATTTCAGCACCCAGTAGCAGGAACTTATAAGAAGGAACGTATTGAACAGGGTAAAAAATACTTTTCAGTGGCTTCAGGTGGAGGAACAGGAAGAACACTTCACCCAGATAATATGGCTGCAGGACCAGCTTCTTATGGTATGACTGATACTCTTGGTCGTATGCACTCAGATGCTCAGTTTGCAGGATCTTCTTCAGTACCTGCCCATGTTGAGATGATGGGAATTATTGGAGCAGGAAATAACCCTATGGTTGGAATGACAGTTGCAGTAGCTGTTGCAATAGAAGAGGCTATGAAAAATAAATAAAATAGATTACAACTTAGGAGGGATGATAATATGAAATTAGTTGAAGTAAAACAGAAAATTGCTGGAGAATATGCTACTCTTATTAATAAAAATGTTACACATTTTGATTACAGCAACAATGGTAAAATGATTAAGTTTTTAGAGGATAGAAAAATCGAAAGAGACGATTACAAATATAATATAGAAAGAATAGATGCAGGTAGAGAGTATGTAAATGACAGTATGTTAATTAACTTAGATGATTACTCTTCAGTAACAATGGGGACAATAAATGAGAGGATATCATTTGAAAATCTAAATGGAGAAGAGATATTTTTTGAAGATGATTTGCCATATATAAAGTTAGAAAAAACTATTCCAACAATTGTTCAAACTCAAAGATATCAAAGTTGTGAAGTTACTGCTGGAACTGTATATACAATACTTTTCTTTGTTAAACATGGAGAGTATGAAAGAATCAAAAGAATTATCTATTCAAATGTTGCAAAATAAGAAAGTAAAATAAAAAGAGACTGTTGCAAATATTTAAAAATATAATTCTCTTAGCTATCAATTCTTTCTATTTATCTTGCTTACAGAAAGAAAATTTGAAGCTCACTTCGTTCAGACAGTCAAATTTTCAGTATTCTGTTTCGCTTCATAAATTACGAAACAATTTCTAATGCCCGAGAATTTTATTTTTATGACTTAACAAATGCAACAGCCTTTTTAATTTTAACGAACTATCTGTAAAAATATTGGGCTTATAGAATAGATTTTCCCTTTATAAAAAACATCTACAAATGGAGATTTAAGTATCCTTTCCTGATAGTCAAAAAGCTCTTTTTTGTCAGGTCCCTCTACATCAAGAGGAGTCCCTTTCTCTAACCACTCTTTAACTGGTAAAGTACCAATGTGAGATTCAGTATCAGTAATATCCACCCATTCTCCAAGCAAACATGCATAAACTCTTGTTGCCATTAAAAATCACCCCTTTAGAATTATATAGCTTCTAACAATACGATTATAACCCTACATTATAAGAAATTCAATATGAGAAAATATTTATTTTACAGTATAAAGAGCCATTCTGAATGACTTAGTATAGCTAAAAGAATTTTGATTTTAGGCTCTCTTCTAATAATAACCTTAATTGTCACAATAGCAATAGATAGAAAATTGATAATTACAAGAAGTATTCCCAGCTGATGATTATACCCCTTTAGAAGAGTTATACCTAAAAAAATAATGTCGTATAGCTTATTTAAGCCAAAAAGAATCTTTAAATCCCTATATCCCTTTAAGATTTTAATATAGAAAGTGATATAGAAAATAGCAGTTATAGTAAGCAGTATCCCAGTAAATACATAAAAATTCATATTAACACCTTCTTTCCCAAAGATAATATGTTCTATTATTATATTACCACATTTTTTATATGAATTGTCTTATATTTAGCAAAAAAAGTACTAAATAAGTTTGAAAATTGAATTTGATAGTGTTAGAATGAGGATAAGAAGTTAAAAATATAAAATGTTTAGAGGAAGTGGTTATTTTGGCAGGAAGATGTGGGGAATGCAGATTTTACAATGGAAGAAATTGTGGGGTAACTGGTTCTACAGTATCACCAAACTTTACATGTGCATATTTTGGCAGCAGAGTTAACGGTCAAAGTGACAGATGCAAAGATTGCAGATTTTATGATGGAAGAAACTGTGGAGTAACAGGATCAAGGGTATCACCTAACTTTCGTTGCAACTATTTTGGAAATTATACCAGAAGTTTAACAGATAAGTGTAAGGATTGTGCTTTTTATACTGGAAGAAATTGTAATAGAAATGGTACCAGAGTATCACCAAATTTCCATTGCAATTATTTTGGACCATTTAGATAAATTGAGAAAGTATTTGAAAAAACAAGATAAATATAGTATAATTTTAGTACAAAGAGTTTGCTTGCAATGAGATATGATTTTTTATCGACTGTTAAGTGTCAAGGGGGAGATTAAATGGAAGAGGAAAGAAATACCAATATGGCACCAGTAATGAAGGTGACAGATTGGCTTGTTGTGAGTATTATTTCAGTAATACCAGTAGTTAATATAGTTATGTGGGTAGTTTGGCTTGTTTCAAGTAATACAAATCCAAATCTGAAGAATTATATAAAGGCAATTATAGTTATTTTCCTTATAGCTATTGTGCTATCATTCCTTGGATTATTTGGACTTGCAGCAATGTTTAATTAAAAAAATAAGGAGAGAGGTTTAACCCTTTCTCCTTTTTATTTTATACTAAAGGTTTAACTGTTGTAAATTCAATATTGAAGAATGCCATAAGTTCAAGCATGTTGTTAAACTCTTCTCCTTTAGGATTGTTTTCACTTTTTAAAACTGAATGAACAAGACGAGTATCCAATTCATTGTAATCAATAAAATGCTCAACTGGTCTTCCAGTTTTATTAGTATATTCAACAATAAGTTCTCTGATTTTATTCTTTTTAGTAGAAGCTTTCTCTTTTAAGTCCTCAGCATTTAGATGAAAATTGATATATGGAGATTTGTCAGTTTCTACACTTACTCCAAGAGCCTCTAAAAATCTTACCATTTCTGCAACACAAGGTGAATTTTTCTTAGTCATATTTTTTAATGTACAAATATTAATTCCATATTTTTCAGGTAGTTCTTCTGGACTGAATAGTAACGATGATGAGCATAATAGCATACGGTTCACTATATCGTGTACACTATTTGATGAACTGTCATTATTCTGTTTTAACCCTAGATGAAGTTTTTCAATATCTTTTTCTTGATACATATAATA is from Fusobacterium sp. DD2 and encodes:
- a CDS encoding type II toxin-antitoxin system HicB family antitoxin, which produces MNLTYPAIITHEDNVYYIGFPDFEKDFYNTYGDTFEEAIEMGKEYLVLNLEELENEKKDFPISSSIATLKKLLKPNQELVYINLNYEYEKSLIKIAYVKKTLTIPSYLDILAKNKNINFSQVLQEALKKKLLNK
- a CDS encoding type II toxin-antitoxin system HicA family toxin codes for the protein MSSKDLMKLLKKDGWYLDRVKGSHYQFKHPYKQGIVTLPHPRKDLPKKTLESIFKQARL
- a CDS encoding GGGtGRT protein, yielding MALFESYERRIDKINSVLNSYGIKSLEEAQEITKNAGLDVYNQIKSIQPICFENACWAYIAGAAIAIKKGCKKASEAAAAIGEGLQSFCIPGSVADIRKVGLGHGNLAKMLLEEDTECFCFLAGHESFAAAEGAIGIAEKANKVRKKPLRVILNGLGKDAAQIISRINGFTYVETQYDYSTGELKEVFRKSYSKGLRSKVNCYGANDVREGVAIMHRENVDVSITGNSTNPTRFQHPVAGTYKKERIEQGKKYFSVASGGGTGRTLHPDNMAAGPASYGMTDTLGRMHSDAQFAGSSSVPAHVEMMGIIGAGNNPMVGMTVAVAVAIEEAMKNK